Part of the Prevotella communis genome is shown below.
AGAAGCGGAACCGTCTACACGCACCTCAACAAACTGACCAGGGTTCATGGGAGGAAAAGCGTCCTGCTGAGTTAACTTTATCAACACATAGCGCTCGTGAACACGCTCCACAGACCGTACTGTCAAGTCTAGGATATACTTTTTCATTTACACCTTATTATATAATTCTGGGTGCAAAGGTAATACAAAAAAAAGAAAAAAGGAAACGAATGATACGATAATCTCATTCGCTTCCTTCATATTTCTACTTCTTCGCCGGTACAAAACTCTCCCACGTTTGATCATCATAATAAACGCGTATCTCTGTGACATGGCGTAAAGGCTTGTCAACTATTTTTATCTCTTCACGTACAATTTCTGACCGTGTATTTCGTACACCATTATTATAAGAGGGTGTAGAATGCCCCATTTGAGGCCTAAAATTGGCAGATTGAGGGATAACGGAACTGTTTGTGTCAAAATCCAAGACTTGCTCTTGACCAATTTGAGGGGATGAAACCCCATCATCTGTGGAAGCAACTTGATCTCCTGAGGGGGTAGGAGACTGTTGATACATATCTCCAATACCAAACATTAACCATTCAAGGCTAATGTCAGGAAATTTCTTTTTGATACTCTCAATGATGTTAATAGTAGGGCGAGTACGATCATTGAAGA
Proteins encoded:
- a CDS encoding helix-turn-helix domain-containing protein; translated protein: MKDRIRQIMEAQHMTQQVFASAIGTTPATLSGIFNDRTRPTINIIESIKKKFPDISLEWLMFGIGDMYQQSPTPSGDQVASTDDGVSSPQIGQEQVLDFDTNSSVIPQSANFRPQMGHSTPSYNNGVRNTRSEIVREEIKIVDKPLRHVTEIRVYYDDQTWESFVPAKK